The proteins below come from a single Panicum hallii strain FIL2 chromosome 7, PHallii_v3.1, whole genome shotgun sequence genomic window:
- the LOC112899553 gene encoding glyceraldehyde-3-phosphate dehydrogenase A, chloroplastic, which translates to MASPMLSATTVPLQGAGLSEFSGLRSSASLPLRRSNAASDDFMNAVSFRTHAVGTSGGPRRAPTEAKLKVAINGFGRIGRNFLRCWHGRDDSPLDVIAINDTGGVKQASHLLKYDSTLGIFDAEVRPEGDNAISVDGKVIKVVSDRNPSNLPWGELGVDLVIEGTGVFVDREGAGKHIQAGAKKVLITAPGKGDIPTYVVGVNADQYNPDEPIISNASCTTNCLAPFVKVLDQKFGIIKGTMTTTHSYTGDQRLLDASHRDLRRARAAALNIVPTSTGAAKAVALVLPNLKGKLNGIALRVPTPNVSVVDLVVQVSKKTLAEEVNQAFRDSAANELSGVLEVCDAPLVSVDFRCSDVSSTIDASLTMVMGDDMVKVIAWYDNEWGYSQRVVDLADIVANNWK; encoded by the exons ATGGCGTCGCCCATGCTCTCCGCCACCACCGTCCCGCTCCAGGGCGCCGGCCTCTCCGAGTTCTCCGGGCTCAGGAGCTCCGCGTCGCTGCCGCTGCGCCGGAGCAATGCCGCCTCCGACGACTTCATGAACGCCGTCTCCTTCAGGACCCACGCG GTCGGCACGAGCGGCGGGCCGAGGCGGGCCCCGACGGAGGCGAAGCTCAAGGTGGCGATCAACGGGTTCGGCCGCATCGGGCGCAACTTCCTGCGCTGCTGGCACGGGCGCGACGACTCGCCGCTCGACGTCATCGCCATCAACGACACCGGGGGCGTCAAGCAGGCGTCGCACCTGCTCAAGTACGACTCCACGCTCGGCATCTTCGACGCCGAGGTGAGGCCCGAGGGCGACAACGCCATCTCCGTCGACGGCAAGGTCATCAAGGTCGTGTCGGACCGCAACCCCAGCAACCTGCCCTGGGGGGAGCTCGGCGTCGACCTCGTCATCGAGGGGACGGGGGTCTTCGTCGACCGCGAGGGCGCCGGGAAGCACATCCAGGCGGGGGCCAAGAAGGTGCTCATCACCGCGCCGGGCAAGGGCGACATCCCCACCTACGTCGTCGGCGTCAATGCAGACCAGTACAACCCCGACGAGCCCATCATCAGCAACGCGTCCTGCACCACCAACTGCCTCGCGCCGTTCGTCAAGGTCCTCGACCAGAAGTTCG GCATCATCAAGGGCACCATGACCACCACCCACTCCTACACCGGCGACCAGAGGCTGCTGGACGCCAGCCACCGCGacctgcgccgcgcccgcgccgccgcgctcaACATCGTGCCCACCTCCACCGGCGCGGCCAAGGCCGTCGCCCTCGTGCTCCCCAACCTCAAGGGCAAGCTCAACGGGATCGCGCTCCGGGTGCCCACCCCGAACGTCTCCGTCGTCGACCTCGTCGTGCAGGTCTCCAAGAAGACCCTCGCCGAGGAGGTCAACCAGGCGTTCCGCGACAGCGCCGCCAACGAGCTCAGCGGCGTCCTCGAGGTCTGCGACGCGCCGCTCGTGTCCGTCGACTTTAGGTGCTCCGACGTCTCCTCCACCATCGACGCCTCGCTCACCATGGTCATGGGCGACGACATGGTCAAGGTCATCGCGTGGTACGACAACGAGTGGGGATACTCCCAGAGGGTCGTCGACCTAGCTGACATCGTCGCCAACAACTGGAAGTGA